One Enterobacter asburiae genomic window, GCAATCCCTTTTCCCTGCGCGGCAGGCACAACCGTATAGCCGATATCGGCCTCTTCACGATTCTCAGGGCTGATTTGCAGACCAATATCACCCAGCGGCGTATCGTCCTCCAGAGTGCGGATCACGAAGACATGCTCCGCCATCAGGCGTGCGGCAAACGCGCGTCGGGTCTCTTTTTCCGGCGCGATGGCGGCCATGTAGCGCATGATGCTGCGATCTTCACGCAGCGAGCGAAAGAAGGCCCAGTCGGTGGGTTCGAAAGGAGTGAGGTGAAGTCGGGGAGTGGTGATCGTTGCCATTGTTACGCCATTTCTTCGGAACATGGCCTGTCACTGTAACATATTCACCGCACCACATCCCCCAGCGCCTCTTCTAATTCATACCAGCGGAACGCAAACCCGGCCGCTTCCAGCCGTTTTGGCAGCGCCCGCTGTCCGCCTAATACCAGCACGGACGCTTCACCCATCATCAGGCGAATGACCGTGGCAGGTACGCGCAATATCGCCGGGCGGTGCAGGGCATGCCCCAGCGCGTGGGCAAACTGTTCGTTACGCACCGGATAGGGCGCAACCATGTTAAACGGCCCGCGCAGATCGTTATCCAGCAGCCAGAGAATACCGTTGACCATATCGTCGATATGGATCCAAGCCAGGTACTGACGACCATTGCCGATGGGGCCGCCGAGCCCGAGTCTGAAAGGGGGAACCATCTTCGCCAGAATACCGCCTTTCGGCGCAAGCACGACGCCGGTCCGCAGCAGGCAGACGCGGGTACGATCGCTTTGCGCCGCACAGGCGATACGCTCCCACTGGGCGCAGAGCTTATGGGTAAACTCGTTATGGGGCGGCTCTTCCTCGGTTACCACCACCTCACCGAGATCGCCGTAATAGCCCACCGCTGAACCCGAAATCAGCACCGAAGGCGGGGTGTGGCTATTGCGGATCAGCTCGACCAGCTTTTCGGTAATGTTCCACCGGCTGCTGCATAACAGCTGTTTTTGCTCTTCCGTCCAGCGCTTATCGGCGATGGGTTCACCCGCGAGGTTAATGACGGCGTCGAAGCCGTCCAGATTTTGCTGCTCGGCCAGATTTTTCCAGATATCGATACCCGCCCCCAGCACCTGGCGCGCTTTCTCCGGGCTGCGCGTGACCACGGTGATGTCGTGATGCAAGGCCTGCAGACGCGCAATCAGGTGACGACCAATCAGGCCTGTACCGCCGGTCAGCAAAATCTTCATACAACCTCCAGGTTTACGCCTGGCGTCGCCAGCTTAACGTCATGGAGACGGAATCGGCGTAGCGCAGGGCGTGAAGTTTATCGATCTCAACTTCAGCATAAGTGACCCAGTGATGTTCGCGTGCGATATCGAGCACATCCTGAGTTAATTTTTCCAGCAGAGAGAAGCGGTTATTCTCCACGTACTGAATGATGTTTTTGGTGATTGTGCGGTAGTTCAGCGCGTCGTTGATGTCTTCGCTGGCTCGCGCTTTGTCTGCGGGGTAGTGAATCACCACGTTAATGACAATATCCTGACGGTTGGCGATCTCTTCCTCTTTGATACCGATGAAGGTACGCAAGCGTAAATTTTTTATACGAATAACAGCATCTGGCTGTGACATTGCAGGTCTTCTCCGTGTCAGTATTTCCTGCTCATCATACATGAGAGGCTCGCAGGCACCCAGCCTCATAGAGGGTTAAATCTGCTGGATTTTTTGCATCGCTCGCTCGGTGGCCGGGCGGGTTCGAATGCGCTCAAACCAGTTGTTCACCGCCGGGTAAGAGGCCAGGTCAATGCGGTGTTTTTCATGCGTATTCACCCACGGCCAGCAGGCGATATCGGCAATACTGTAATGATCGCCCCCGAGCCACGGCGTTTTCTCCAGCCGACGGTTCAGAACGTCATATAGCCGTTGAGTCTCAACCTGATAGCGTTCTATCGCATAAGGAATGGGCTGCGGGGCGTAAGCGGTAAAGTGATGATTTTGACCCAGCATGGGCCCCAGCCCGCTCGCCTGCCAGAAGAGCCATTGCAGGGTATGGTGACGCTCGCGCAGTTCGCCGCTCAGCAGTTTGCCGGTTTTCTCCGCCAGGTAGAGCAAAATTTCACCGGATTCAAACAGGCTCAGCGGTCTGCCCCCGTCCGTCGGCTGGTTATCAATAATGGCCGGGATTTTATTATTCGGCGAGATAGCCAGAAAGAGAGGGCTGAACTGATCGCCTTTGCTGATATCCACGCGAATAATCCTGTAATCCAGCTCGGCTTCTTCAAGAAAGAGGGTGATCTTATGGCCGTTTGGGGTAGGGGCGTAATAAAGGTCGATCATTCTCAACTCCTGTCCATGCGAATAGTGGTGCCATGACAAATGAGTATAGGTGGTTGTTGTAAATCGTGAGTTTTCATCAAGTGACAGCGAGGCAAAGAGATTATATGTTGAGTAAAAACCGATCAGCCTATGAGGATGTTATGAACCAGCCCGTCATCACGTTGTGGTCCGATGCGAATTTCTTTTCTCCCTATGTTATGAGCGTATACGTTGCGCTGGCCGAAAAAGGGCTCACTTTTACGCTGAGGACCGTCGATCTTGACGGCGGTGAACATCTCAAGCCGCAGTGGCAGGGCTACGACCTGACCCGACGGGTGCCGGTGCTGGAGATTGACGGTTTTGCCCTGAGCGAATCGTCGGCGATTGATGAATATCTGGAAGATCGGTTCGCGCCGCCCGAGTGGGAGCGCATCTATCCTCATGACCTGCAAAAACGCGCGCGGGCGCGCCAGATTCAAGCGTGGCTGCGAAGCGATCTGGTGCCGATTCGCGTGGAACGCTCGACGGACGTCGTGTTTGCCGGGGTGAAAAAGCCAGCGCTCAGCGCAGAAGGCCGTGAAAGCGCGCAAAAACTGATTGAAACCGCCACCTCGCTCCTCGCACACGGCAACCCGAACCTGTTCGGCGAATGGTGCATTGCCGACGCCGATCTGGCGTTGATGCTTAACCGCCTGATCCTCAACGGCGATGAGGTGCCGCAGCTGCTGGTGGATTATGCCGCGTTTCAGTGGCAGCGCGCCTCCGTGCAGCGCTATGTGGCACTCTCGGCTAAGCGTGCGGGCTGATAAGCCCTGACGCTTCAGGTATGATGGGGGCAGTCTGTTTTCCCGAGGAGTGACTGATGAAACTGATGTTTGCGTCGGATATCCATGGATCGCTGCCCGCTACCGAGCGTGTCCTCTCCCTGTTTGCACAAAGCGGCGCGCAGTGGCTGATTATTCTGGGGGATGTGCTCAATCACGGCCCGCGCAACGCGCTGCCGGAGGGCTACGCCCCGGCGCAGGTTGCGGAAAAGCTCAACCCGTATGCCTCGCGCATCATTGCCGTTCGCGGCAACTGCGACAGCGAGGTGGACCAGATGCTGCTGCAATTTCCCCTTACCGCGCCATGGCAACAGGTGCTGCTGGAACAAAGCCGCCTGTTCCTGACCCATGGGCATCTTTTTAGCCCGGATAATCTCCCGACGCTCGCGGCTGGCGATGTCCTGGTTTACGGTCATACTCATATTCCGGTTGCTGAAAAGCGCGGTGAGATTTATCACTTTAACCCGGGTTCGGTCAGCATACCGAAAGGCGGTTATCCTGCGAGCTATGGCATGCTGGATGGAAATACCCTGAGCGTTATCGCACTTAATGATCAGCAAGTTATTGCGCAGATAGCGATTAATCCGTAAGTTACACCTCAACTGCAAACGCGCCGAAAGAGCGCTTAGAAGAGAAGGTTTCCCGATGGTGGAGCAGAGTCATTTGGCAAGTACAGAGTGGGTTGACATTGTCAGCGAAGAGAATGAAGTGATCGCGCAGGCCAGCCGCGAACAAATGCGTGCGGAGCGTCTTCGCCACCGCGCAACGTACATCGTTGTGCATGACGGTATGGGCAAAATTCTGGTCCAGCGCCGTACGGATACCAAAGATTTTCTCCCGGGTATGCTGGATGCCACCGCAGGTGGGGTTGTCCAGGCAGATGAAGTGCTGCTGGATTCCGCGCGTCGTGAAGCGGAAGAAGAGTTAGGTATTGCCGGCGTGCCGTTTGCCGAACACGGTCAGTTCTATTTCGAAGACGAAAACTGCCGCGTCTGGGGCGGGCTGTTTAGCTGCGTTTCTCACGGCCCGTTCGCCCTGCAGGAAGAAGAGGTGAGTGAAGTCAGCTGGATGACGCCGGAAGAGATCACCGCGCGCTGCGACGAGTTTACGCCGGATTCGTTAAAAGCGCTGGCGCTGTGGATGACCCGCAACGCCAAAAACGAATCGACCAAATCAGAAAAAGAGGAAGAGGCTGAGTAAGATTCAGCAACTCTCTCTCAGACACAGACTGGACGCGATGGGCTTTTGATCGCGCCAGTCACCGTCATTCAGACGCTCCAGCAGCGCTTTCCCGGCTTCAATTCCAATCTTACGATGCGGCACCGCCATCGTCGTCAGCGGCGGCTGACAGACGCGGCTCACGTCGCTATCGCCAAAGCCTACCACCGCCAGATCGTCCGGCACCTTGATTCGCCTGCGCTGGCACTCGTACAGCGCGCCGCATGCCAGCTCGTCAGAGACGCACACCAGCGCATCCAGCTCTGGCCATGCCAGCAAAAACTCAGGCAACTGCGCGGCACCCGTGGAGAAGCTCGGCGGCATCGCCGCGTTAATGACCCGGGTCGGCGACATATGGTGGCGAAGCATAGCTTTGTACCAGCCCTGCAGATGCTGCTGGAAAATCCACTGCTCCTGGTTGGCGCACAGCAGGCCAATATTTTGATAGCCGCGCTTAATCACCATTTCCGTAAGTTCGTACATGGCCGCTACGTTATCAATCCCGATATTCATATCAATCGGGTCGGCGCGCATGGCGCCCATCTCCATCACCGGAATAGAGGCGTTTTTCAGCCAGTGGCGAACGGTGTCGGTATGTTCAACGCTGAGCAGGATAGCGGCGGCAATATTCGACGCCAGCAGCGTCTCCAGCAACTTCTCCTCCTGCTCAAGACGATGCTGGGATTCAGCCAGCATGATCTGATACCCGGCAGGCTGTAGCACCTGCTGCAGCCCGGCGAACATCTCCGAGCAGCCGGCTTCGGAGAGATTAGGCACCACCATGGCTATCGTCCATGACGACGCCGAGGCCAGCGCGCTGGCGGCAAGATTAGGCATATAGCCCAGCTCCTGCACGGCAGCTTCAATTTTTTCTCGTAGTTTATCGGAAACCTGTTCGGGCGTGCGGAGTGCACGGGACACGGTCATCGTGCCCACACCGGCAAGCTGTGCGACATCGGCGAGTGTCACTTTACCAGTACTGCGCCGTTTTCGGGTTAAAGACATACACCTTCCTGCTGACCAGACGCGTTCTTCATTTCCTTCGCTTCACGTGACAGGCAGTATACGCCTTAAATCCCTTTTTTTGCTGTGATTTAGCACCGTGATTGCAATTTGATAGCGCTATCACATTTCTGCATGTTAACCATTGGTAGCGCTATCTTTGTGATCGCGATCGCAGTCATCCAGCGATGTGTTGAATAAAGTTTGCTCATCTTCAAGCGTGTAGCGGGAGTGAAAAGTGCTCAAAAAATGGATATATGATACAACCATCACGCTGCAGGATAGCGTGGAAAACTGGCCGCAGGCGCTGGAGCTGTGCGCGAAGCCGCTTCTGGATTTGCAGGTGATTGAGCCTGAATACGTCACCGCTATCATCCAGCAGCACCACACGTTAGGACCTTATTATGTGCTGGCACCAGGGCTGGCGATGCCGCATGCGCGGCCGGAGGAAGGCGCCAAAGGACTGGGGTTGTCTTTATTAAAACTAAAACAGGGCGTCTCGTTTGGTGCCGGTGAGTTTGACCCTGTCGATGTCATTATTATGCTCGCGGCACCCGACAAAAATAGCCATATTGAGATGATCTCATCGCTGGCTGAATTATTTTCCAGCGATGCCGATATGGCTGAACTGCATCAGGCGAATACCCTGGAGGAAATTAAAACGATTATTGACCGCTTCTGATTTAATTCTTTAATCCGATTATTCACAACATTACGCGCCAGCGTGATGGGGCGTGCTCTACTCAAAATAAGGGGACAACAATGAAAATCATGGCTATTTGCGGCTCCGGCCTGGGCAGCAGTTTTATGGTCGAAATGAATATTAAAAAGGTGCTTAAAAAGCTGGAGATTGAGGCTGAGGTTGAACATTCCGATCTCTCCTCGGCCACGCCGGGCGCGGCCGATCTTTTCGTGATGGCAAAAGACATTGCGGCCAGCGCCAGCGTCCCGGAAAGCCAGCTGGTGGTGATTAACAACATCATCGATATCAACGAACTTGAAGCGCAGCTGCGCGCCTGGTTCGAAAGACTTTAACCCTGATAAGGCGAGGTGGATATGTTTATCCTTGAAACGCTGAATTTCGTTGTTGATATTTTAAAAGTCCCTTCGGTGCTGGTCGGTTTAATTGCGCTAATTGGTCTGGTTGCGCAGAAAAAAGCCTTTTCGGACGTGGTGAAAGGAACGATTAAAACCATTCTCGGCTTTATTGTGCTGGGCGGCGGCGCCACGGTGCTGGTGGGATCGTTAAATCCTTTGGGCGGTATGTTTGAGCACGCCTTTACGATCCAGGGCATTATTCCAAACAATGAAGCGATTGTGTCAATCGCGCTGGAAAAATACGGTGCAGCGACCGCGCTGATTATGGCCTTCGGCATGGTGGCGAATATTATCGTCGCGCGCTTTACTCGCCTGAAGTACATCTTCCTGACCGGTCACCACACGTTTTATATGGCGTGCATGATTGGCGTGATCCTGACGGTCGCGGGCTTTGAGGGTGTGGGTCTGGTGTTTACCGGCTCGCTGATCCTCGGCCTGATCATGGCCTTCTTCCCGGCGATTGCCCAGCGCTACATGAAGCGCATAACCGGCAACGACGAAATTGCCTTCGGCCACTTCGGCACGCTGGGCTACGTACTGTCCGGCTGGATTGGCAGCAAGGTTGGCAAGGGCTCCCGCTCAACGGAAGAGATGAACCTGCCGAAGAACCTGAGCTTCCTGCGCGACAGCTCGATCTCCATCTCCCTGACCATGATGATTATCTACCTCATCCTGGCGGTGAGCGCCGGGCGCGAGTATGTGGAGGCCACCTTCAGCGGCGGCCAGAACTACCTGGTGTATGCCATCATCATGGCGATCACCTTTGCGGCGGGCGTGTTCATCATCCTGCAGGGCGTGCGCCTGATTCTGGCTGAGATCGTTCCGGCCTTTACCGGCTTCTCCGAAAAACTGGTCCCTAACGCGCGTCCTGCTCTGGACTGCCCGGTGGTCTATCCCTATGCGCCAAACGCGGTGCTGATTGGCTTCCTGTTCAGCTTCCTCGGCGGGATTGTGGGGTTGTTGATCTGCGGTCAGTTTAGCTGGGTGCTGATCCTCCCGGGCGTCGTGCCGCACTTCTTCACCGGCGCCACGGCGGGCGTGTTCGGTAACGCCACCGGTGGACGCCGCGGGGCAATGATTGGCGCCTTTGCTAACGGCCTGCTGATCACCTTCCTGCCGGTCCTGCTGCTGCCGGTGCTGGGCGCCATTGGCTTTGCCAACACCACCTTCTCGGACGCCGACTTCGGCGCGGTCGGGATTGTCCTCGGCAATCTGGCGCGCTTCCTGTCGCCGCTTGCCATCACCGGACTGGTTGTGGCGTTGTTCGCGCTGCTGGTGGCGTACAACGTCTTCGCGAAAAACAAACCTGCGGGCGGTAACGCGCAGGAAAACACCGGAGCCAAATCATGAATGAGAAAGAGATAACCGAACTCGCGCGTCAGATCCGTCTTGAGACGCTGAAATCCCTGACGCAGCTGGGCTTTGGGCACTACGGCGGCAGCATGTCGGTGGTTGAAACCCTGGCCGTGCTGTACGGCGCGGTGATGAAAATCGACCCGGCGGATCCGGACTGGCCGGAGCGAGACTATTTTGTCCTGTCTAAAGGTCATGCGGGCCCGGCGCTCTACAGCACGCTGGCAATCAAAGGCTACTTCCCGGTGGAA contains:
- a CDS encoding GNAT family N-acetyltransferase, which codes for MATITTPRLHLTPFEPTDWAFFRSLREDRSIMRYMAAIAPEKETRRAFAARLMAEHVFVIRTLEDDTPLGDIGLQISPENREEADIGYTVVPAAQGKGIASEALRAVCDYAFNQTSVKAINAYVLADNGGSVRVLEKAGFVRTQVLEKAYEINGVRYDDWVYRLECGAA
- a CDS encoding TIGR01777 family oxidoreductase yields the protein MKILLTGGTGLIGRHLIARLQALHHDITVVTRSPEKARQVLGAGIDIWKNLAEQQNLDGFDAVINLAGEPIADKRWTEEQKQLLCSSRWNITEKLVELIRNSHTPPSVLISGSAVGYYGDLGEVVVTEEEPPHNEFTHKLCAQWERIACAAQSDRTRVCLLRTGVVLAPKGGILAKMVPPFRLGLGGPIGNGRQYLAWIHIDDMVNGILWLLDNDLRGPFNMVAPYPVRNEQFAHALGHALHRPAILRVPATVIRLMMGEASVLVLGGQRALPKRLEAAGFAFRWYELEEALGDVVR
- the folX gene encoding dihydroneopterin triphosphate 2'-epimerase, yielding MSQPDAVIRIKNLRLRTFIGIKEEEIANRQDIVINVVIHYPADKARASEDINDALNYRTITKNIIQYVENNRFSLLEKLTQDVLDIAREHHWVTYAEVEIDKLHALRYADSVSMTLSWRRQA
- the yfcG gene encoding GSH-dependent disulfide bond oxidoreductase, encoding MIDLYYAPTPNGHKITLFLEEAELDYRIIRVDISKGDQFSPLFLAISPNNKIPAIIDNQPTDGGRPLSLFESGEILLYLAEKTGKLLSGELRERHHTLQWLFWQASGLGPMLGQNHHFTAYAPQPIPYAIERYQVETQRLYDVLNRRLEKTPWLGGDHYSIADIACWPWVNTHEKHRIDLASYPAVNNWFERIRTRPATERAMQKIQQI
- the yfcF gene encoding glutathione transferase, with the protein product MNQPVITLWSDANFFSPYVMSVYVALAEKGLTFTLRTVDLDGGEHLKPQWQGYDLTRRVPVLEIDGFALSESSAIDEYLEDRFAPPEWERIYPHDLQKRARARQIQAWLRSDLVPIRVERSTDVVFAGVKKPALSAEGRESAQKLIETATSLLAHGNPNLFGEWCIADADLALMLNRLILNGDEVPQLLVDYAAFQWQRASVQRYVALSAKRAG
- the yfcE gene encoding phosphodiesterase; translated protein: MKLMFASDIHGSLPATERVLSLFAQSGAQWLIILGDVLNHGPRNALPEGYAPAQVAEKLNPYASRIIAVRGNCDSEVDQMLLQFPLTAPWQQVLLEQSRLFLTHGHLFSPDNLPTLAAGDVLVYGHTHIPVAEKRGEIYHFNPGSVSIPKGGYPASYGMLDGNTLSVIALNDQQVIAQIAINP
- the yfcD gene encoding NUDIX hydrolase YfcD encodes the protein MVEQSHLASTEWVDIVSEENEVIAQASREQMRAERLRHRATYIVVHDGMGKILVQRRTDTKDFLPGMLDATAGGVVQADEVLLDSARREAEEELGIAGVPFAEHGQFYFEDENCRVWGGLFSCVSHGPFALQEEEVSEVSWMTPEEITARCDEFTPDSLKALALWMTRNAKNESTKSEKEEEAE
- a CDS encoding LacI family DNA-binding transcriptional regulator, whose translation is MSLTRKRRSTGKVTLADVAQLAGVGTMTVSRALRTPEQVSDKLREKIEAAVQELGYMPNLAASALASASSWTIAMVVPNLSEAGCSEMFAGLQQVLQPAGYQIMLAESQHRLEQEEKLLETLLASNIAAAILLSVEHTDTVRHWLKNASIPVMEMGAMRADPIDMNIGIDNVAAMYELTEMVIKRGYQNIGLLCANQEQWIFQQHLQGWYKAMLRHHMSPTRVINAAMPPSFSTGAAQLPEFLLAWPELDALVCVSDELACGALYECQRRRIKVPDDLAVVGFGDSDVSRVCQPPLTTMAVPHRKIGIEAGKALLERLNDGDWRDQKPIASSLCLRESC
- a CDS encoding PTS sugar transporter subunit IIA, whose amino-acid sequence is MLKKWIYDTTITLQDSVENWPQALELCAKPLLDLQVIEPEYVTAIIQQHHTLGPYYVLAPGLAMPHARPEEGAKGLGLSLLKLKQGVSFGAGEFDPVDVIIMLAAPDKNSHIEMISSLAELFSSDADMAELHQANTLEEIKTIIDRF
- a CDS encoding PTS sugar transporter subunit IIB, with product MKIMAICGSGLGSSFMVEMNIKKVLKKLEIEAEVEHSDLSSATPGAADLFVMAKDIAASASVPESQLVVINNIIDINELEAQLRAWFERL
- a CDS encoding PTS ascorbate transporter subunit IIC, which codes for MFILETLNFVVDILKVPSVLVGLIALIGLVAQKKAFSDVVKGTIKTILGFIVLGGGATVLVGSLNPLGGMFEHAFTIQGIIPNNEAIVSIALEKYGAATALIMAFGMVANIIVARFTRLKYIFLTGHHTFYMACMIGVILTVAGFEGVGLVFTGSLILGLIMAFFPAIAQRYMKRITGNDEIAFGHFGTLGYVLSGWIGSKVGKGSRSTEEMNLPKNLSFLRDSSISISLTMMIIYLILAVSAGREYVEATFSGGQNYLVYAIIMAITFAAGVFIILQGVRLILAEIVPAFTGFSEKLVPNARPALDCPVVYPYAPNAVLIGFLFSFLGGIVGLLICGQFSWVLILPGVVPHFFTGATAGVFGNATGGRRGAMIGAFANGLLITFLPVLLLPVLGAIGFANTTFSDADFGAVGIVLGNLARFLSPLAITGLVVALFALLVAYNVFAKNKPAGGNAQENTGAKS